In Piliocolobus tephrosceles isolate RC106 chromosome 18, ASM277652v3, whole genome shotgun sequence, the DNA window cgtctcaaaaaaaaaaaacagaaaaagaatatggTATATCAGTAGAGTGGCCATGGATGATTTGCCTGAAACTGTGCCAGTTCATACCAGTTGTCCTAGTGTCCTTTCTGGTGCAGCATTAATCtcagaattttcagtttttaatggaGTAATTTTTCTAATATCTGTATTAACTCAAGCCAGGATGGGATTGGTAGACCTGCACTTTATACTTCAAGCATCTGTCACAGTCTTTCCTGATAGTATGTGAGAAGCACATTCTGTTACCCCAGCCAGGGTTCACAGTGCAAACAGAAACTAACAACAAACTGCAAACAAAGCTGCAAACAAAACATACATCAGTATTTGAACAGGGGAGAGtttatataaagaattattaactaGCAATAGGAgcttttttagttttaaagaCTCTAATGGGAGCAGAAATAGAAGATATTAAAGAGAAATTGCTACCTAATGGGTGCGGTGAGTAGAAATGAAAGAACTAAGGGTTTAGAGGGGACATAGGCTATGGACTGATTTGTGTCCCCACAACATTATTATGTGAAAGTCCTAACCCCCgatatgatggtatttggagaaagggcctttgggagataattagggtAAAATAAAGTCAAGTGGGTGGGGCCCTCAGAATGGGATTAGtggttttataagaagaggaagaaaagattgctctctctgccatgtgaggacacagctagaaggcaaccttctgcaagccaggaagacagccctcaccagaaaccaaatctgctggcaccctgatcttggacttcccagcctccaaaactctGATAAATATCCGTTGTTTAAACTACTcagtttgtgatattttattataccAACCTGAACAAACTAAAATGACTGAATGCCCCAAGGCTGAGATTCAGAGTTCTTTGGAGCTGTGGCTGCCACAGAAACATGCAGTCTGCAGTGGCAATGAACCTTGCCAGAGGGCCAAAGCTGGTTCACAGAAGCCATCTGCCCTTGCTGGAGGGTGTGGGCAGGCCGGGGCTGGTCTGTAGAAGTAAATGCCTAGTAGGGATACACGTGCTAGAAGTTGGGTCTTGACCAAATGTGGAAATAGCCATTGTGTGGAGAAAGCATGGCCCGAGAATGTGGCTACAGATGACCAAGTGGGCTGCTGGCCACTTACACTGAATTCGAAATTCTAGGAGGACCAGAATCTAGTAAGAGCATTTCTACTGCTATCTCCTTAGAGCGTCCCTCCAGCTCCCTCTATTGGCAAAGCCTAACACTGGGCTAACCAGTTCAGTTTCTGCTATAAGATCCAGGTTCATTATCACAAAGTAAGTCCACAAAGGTAGGTTTAGAGCTGACAGACAATAAATTGATACCTGGCACAGTAATGAATAGAGTTCCCAGTTGAACTTGTCATTAAATCTGAAAGGCAACTACTGaatctgtctctcttttcctaaccctttgcagaaccctccaTTTCAAGGACAATATGTAAGGAACTAAGAAAGCATTATATCCTTTGTCAGAAACAACTAGGGGCAGTGAACTCCTTTTAGAGGCAACGCTAGCAAAGGTGGGAAAGGAATTTGATGCTTCTTTCACCAATAGCCATAGATGTGCCAAACAGGTGTGGATGGTCCATGCTCTGATCTGTGAATGTCAGATCAGGGTCAGCTTGTGCAGCAAACCCACAGGACTGGAAGCCTCCCTCTAGTCCTCTGCCCCTTCCATCACCTTCGCTGCAGAAGCTGCAGGTTAGCCTTTTCTTAGAGAATAGTGATGAGAAAGCCTTAGGGTTCCCACTTATTCATGCGTAGGAAGGAGGGCTCTCAACACTTCCATCTATGACTCCTGGAGGGGGCAGTAACACTTGCAGAGTTCGTATAGCCTAGATGAACTTGACCTTAGCTCTCTGTTCCCGGAACCTCATCCCCAGGTCCAGGATGATGTGTTTTTGGTGCTAGGTTTCCAAGCCCCACTTTTTAGATAAGAGTGTTACAGACCTAGAGAAATGAGACTTCATGTCAAAGGGAGACAGGTTTCTGGTCCCTGCTCCTCTTGCACTGTGCTGACAGTTGCCCTCTGGTAGGAGCTGAAGTAGCAGCTTGGCTTCTTACACAGAACCCAGTCTTTGGTATTATCAGATATTGGATCCAGGTTCTACCCCCTTGCTAGCTATAAGAACTTGCTCAAGCTACTTAACTTCGAAGTCTTAGATTACTCATAGGTTTATTATTCCCGTGGATTAAATAAAGTAATCTATTTAAAATACCCAAATGCAAAGCAGCTATCCAGTAAACACCTATGAATAGGCCTATGGAGAGGTGAGATCAACTGTTTCCTAGAattaaattctaaattaatttctaaaaatggaattagaattaaattctaaaaatggAATTCATTTTGTGCACACTTACAAGAAACACCGCTCAGCATAATGGAAATGTCTTTTGGTGCGATTTCATAATAGACATGGAATCATTATTTGGGTGGCTGGACTGTCCACTGAAGTGTAGTCATTTTGATCATCTCATATTCACCTTGTTGGTGAAGGAGGGATCTCCCCCACTAAATAGTAGGAGCCAGCCAGACACATAGCATGAGACACTGGACAGATGAAACTGGCAGCAGTTTATTAGTCACATCTGCTCACAGCCCAAGGAGGGAGGTCACCGCATGCCATGCAGGGTCACAAGAGAGTTGCATTTGGGAATAGAGTGAACCAGCAGGGGCTGTGGAAGGCAGGTTTTATAGTAACAAGAGGAAGAGGCAATTCCTGGATCCTCCGGATGTGACAGGCTTGTTTGAATAAGTTTCCAGGCTGGCAGGAAAGTGAGCCAGGTTGAGACCCAGGTGGGGTACAGCTGACTGGCCAATAGGGGAACttagaaggaggaggaggcttcCTGCTCAGTGGGTGAACAGGGTGCACATATCTGACAAGAGCAGGGGACTGCATGGCCAGGCCTCTGAGGCCCTGAGAAGCCCATAGATGTCAAGGCAGCACACAGATTTCAGGCCttataagacagaaataaagtatTAAGTGATAACTCTTCAAAGAGAATTtgataaacatataattttacaAGACCCTCTTGGCCAATATGCTTATTGTTACCTTTTATGTATTGTGATTTACATGGCTAAAGTCTGATTGTATTATAGGTCTACAACAGATCAAACCAATATCATTAACTTTTGTAATTCACTATTGATATGATCCGAATATACTCATCCCAggaatgatttaaaaaacatattcttggccaagtgcggtggctcacgcctgtaatcccagcactttggcaggctgaggtgggtggatcgcaaggtcaggagatcgagaccatcctggccaacatggtaaaaacccttctctactaaaaatacaaaaattaactgggcgtggtggcacgtgcctgtattcccagctactcaggaggctaaaccaggagaattgcttgaacccgggaaccagaggttgtagtcagctgatattgtgccactgtatgtaccccagcctggtgacagagtgagactctgtcaaaaaaaaaaaaaaaaaaaaaaaaaagacacattccCACATGGATGGTAGGCAGCTACTCCATTTACACTTCCAGCTCCCAACTACTAACCCACTTAACTGGACTTCCTGCAATGCTGTGCAAGAAGGCATGCCATTCCATAAGGAACAGGGCgccagcctattgctcctagctGTAACACTCAGAAGCTCTCTCTGCAGTGAAAAAATCACATTAACTGATTATTCTCCACCTAGGATTATTCTTGCCAAGTGCAAGTGTTGGGCAGAAGAGGCAGCAGAATGAGAATGATAAACCCGGCAACCTCTGATactccctctttcctctctcagcCCGCACACAACGTGGATGTTTCCTTGTACTCCTCAGTACTATTCCCTCCCTGCAGCTAATTCGCCGGCTtggatcaaaagaaaaaagtgaactaGCTGTGGAATGAAAATATAAGTGGTGTCAGTGAAATAAGGGGCTGCCCAGGGTTCTTCTGACTGCAGGGGTGTTGATGGAATAAGTCCTTTTTACTGTCCCCTAGAAAACAGTACCAATCTCTCTCTTCAATCTAACTAGTCAGTGTGTTCTCTTAACACTGAACACTGCAATTTCATTTCAAGCCTGTAATACAAATGGCTACAGAAACCTGAGGTTcctttccaaaaatatttgaaataaaatagaaagacatGTTCTGTATACCCATGAAGCTGTCTCAAACTGTGAATAGAACATTACCTactcatctctgcctcctgataACAATTGTAAATTTTCAGAGAAAGTGAATAGTTGCATGTTTGAACAGGTTTGTGACCTACTGATCCCTATGAATGCAAACTACAAATAAGGCAGAAACATACAGGAAGTGGGACTGATTTCTCACTGGTCTGAGTTAACTGCTCTCTCATCCTCTGTGCTGGCCTTGGAATTGCTGGTAAAGTTCTAGACTAGAGGTTGCTTCTATGGATTTCTGAGACCTCCTGCCCACATCTTCTACCCATTCTCCATTTCACTCTCTATTCTCTCATTAAAAATGGGTCTATATGTCAATACTATtcagcagaaaagaaagaaaagtagcaacaaaggagagagagacagctcGTTCCAAGCAGAGTGGTTTGGCTGAATGGTTAGAGGTATCACTGCCAAAGTGACCACAGGATCCTTGGAGAATGTCAACTTCcaactttagaaaacatttaaccTATGAAAATACACAGAAGGGTTCTGAACAAGGAATTTCAAATTAGGCTCCTAATATCTCATTTTTGACCACTGCAATAACAAAGTCATTTTGGGTTTGCAGGCACACTatgaaatgtagagaaaaagtaGATCAGTTAGAGAAAAGAGGACTACATTCAATGACTACTATTTCCTTATGGAGAAGAAAACCGGCGACAGAAGAGAATACCATTGGTTTTGCTGTGCTGgatgaagaaaaggaagggatGGTCTGCACAGAACCTGAGGGAGTAACTGGCACAACATCAAACCATTTTTGGGGTggtagctgctgctgcttctgtacCTTCCTCATTGACCTCCACAAAGGACTTGtacatgaccttggacaagtacAGATCCTTCTTAGACGACATTCCTGAGAAGTCTGCCCTGTCCTGTTCAAAGGCATCGGCCATGCCCATACTGCGAAGGACGTCCTCCATGTTGTAAGTTTCCTCTAGTTTAAATCTAGGAAGGAAAACTTCCATCTTTTGTTCATGCATCTTGTCTGGGTTTGTCCATTCTATGAATCTCTCATAAGAAAGTTCTTTTTCCACCTAAAACAAGAGAGTTGGAGATTTGAAAATCTAATCAGTGTTGTCCAATGGGACTGTTTTCTACGATGTTAATGTGCTCCGGCTGAGTTGCCTAATGTGGTAGCCATGAGCCATATATGGTTAccgagcacttgaaatgtggatAGTGCAATAAAGGCCtgttttgtaaatttaattttttaacgtAAGTGTACATCATCACaaatggctagtggctaccatattggatggACAGCACACATACGGAAGAAAGCACGTTAATGCGAAACCATTCGAGATGACTTTACATTTCAATGCCTTGATTCCTGGATTCAAGACACTTAGTCAAACCTTTTCCTTCATGCAGAAACTTACAACTTAGAGTATATTTGTAGGAGAATGACTGTCCTCTTAAAGTGTGGTGTTCTATCTTAATAAAAGCATGCTGGTATCTCAGACCTATCTTCTCTTTTACTCAAATTTCCTTCCAATGAATCCATCaccattttctgttcttttaacttCCAACATCTTTCGGCCCTTCCTCTGCCTCTGTTGCTGCTGCCTTCATTCAAGTCCTAATTGTGTCTTGTTTAAAACATCATAGCAGCTTCCTTTCTTATCTCTCTCCATTCTTACTTCTTTCAATTTGTCCGTTGCAGTCGTAAGGATTAGCTTTCTAGAGAAGCAAAATGCTACCCTGCTGAAAGTCTTCACTGACTCTCTAACACCTTGCTACTCAGTGTGCTCCATGGGCCAGCCGCCTCAACATCACCTGGAAGCTTGGTGGAAATGCAGCATCTCAGGCTCCATCCCAGTCCTACTAAACAGAATCTATATTTTAACAAGATGCTTGGGTGATGTATAGACTCAGAACAGCTCTTCCCCATATGACTGCTTTCTGAAGGGAAAACTCACAACTAGTGGGCAAGGCTAGAGTGAAGACTACTAATATTAGTCAATGTCATACTCTACGCATTGAAACATGCCTTATATAGGCAATCTCCTTTATCCTACAATAACTCTCATAGAGAGGTATGGATATCATTTTCCATAGGAAGGAAAaggctaagagaaaaaaaagtcaaaattataaagCAAGATTTTGAGGGCTGACCTGATTTGGCCCCAACCTGAGCCTTTTCTGGAATAagagtattttcttctcttttttttcttctttctttcttttgtttttaatttgacagaatcttgctctgttgccaggctggagtgcagtggcacgatctcggctcactgcaacatccacttcctgggttcaagtgattcccctgcctcagcctccctagtagttgggactacaggtgcatgtcatcaCACCcaggtactttttgtatttttagtagagatagggtttcaccatgttggccaggattgtctcgatctcttgacctcatgatccacctgccttggcctcccaaagccctgggattataggtgtgagccaccgcgccaggccaagaATTTTCTACATTGTGTTCAGCACTTAGAACAACATCCCGCTGGATATaaccataaaaagagaaaaaggcatgTGACCAAATATGTCAAGAAAACATTGGTAAAACCAAATTTTCAAAGGTTTTTTTCCTAAAAGCTTGTGAGAGCATTTACTATGAGAAAATGCATACTTTGGACACTCATTACCATTTTCAAATCAGTGTTTTCATCTGGAAGCATATTCAGCTCCTTTCCAACATAAGGAAGCAGTagaattttgtttaatatttcttttacataggtcatttgaaaagtttatttcttaaacATCATTTGCACAGGTTTTTCTTTGTTCTataaaagaaacaggtaaaaattaacttgaaacaCAACCATTAATACACTGTACATACATCAACAGAGCTGGCCACTCTCTGCCCTTGGAAACACTTTCTTCCCTCAGTCTCTACATTCCCATATTGGACTTGCCTTTACTGGCTCTTGATTGTTGCCTCAGTTTCCAAACACTGGGATGTCCATGGTTCAATCCTTACTTTACTTTTCTTGGTGGACTTCAAAAGAATCAGAATATATCACTCCAAAATATGCTACTTTtgtttaagaattattttgaggTGAAGGCATTTGAGTTCCTGAAATATGTTATCTGCCTAAAAGCAGAGCCTCCCAAAAGGACTCAGAAGCCCTCAATTGTCATAAATTTGCTTTTTGGGAACAAGTTTAATTTTCTCAAAGCTGAGAACTCTGTATACACTCAGCCAGACGTTACGACTCGACTATTATATCAGCTATCCATTCTACCCTAAAGGATCCATTTATCtcttaaaaatgtcatttcttttccctaagttcccttttccccctccctttcccATCCTAAATTAGGTAAATACACCACCAATTCTAACCACCCATTTGAGTTACTCATAACTGAGGTCTCCCATGTGTATGTGTGACACACAGGTTGATcaatttctgtttgcttttctcttgtaaattctCTTTTGTTACACTATAAGGTCCTAGCCAGTGATCCCAGGAAGATAGAGGAAAAAGACTTTTTTCTCCCCTATAATTTCATTTAGTCTCTTGAATTGAAATATGAAACCAAATTTGCACCTCTGCCCTGGAACTCACCCCTGTAGTGTAGACTCATCAATTTTGCTGCCTACGCGACATCTGCACCTGAACATACAACGTATAAAAGAAACCTCCAATTTAACATGTAACACTGGGTCCCTCACAATCCATTCCAAATCTGCTCCATCTCTCATCTTCCCTGTCTCAGTTGATGTGGACGCCATCCTGTAGGTAACCTTGACTCTCGTCTTTCTCTCACAACACATATCTGACCCATTATAAATTATATCAGCCCCATCTTTAAAATGTAACCAAAATCTAACCCATGCTTCCTTCCTCCACTGCTATCATCCTAGTCCTGGATGGTGCAGTAAACTCCCAAGAGATTGCCCTGTTTCTTCCCTTATCCTCTCCATGATTGTTCTCAGCCCAGGAGCCCGAGGGCTACTGTTAAAACACAAGTCACATCATTCCTCAACTGAAAATCCCTCTGACTCAGAG includes these proteins:
- the LOC113219924 gene encoding serpin B6-like; amino-acid sequence: MHEQKMEVFLPRFKLEETYNMEDVLRSMGMADAFEQDRADFSGMSSKKDLYLSKVMYKSFVEVNEEGTEAAAATTPKMV